The nucleotide window CCCGCGCACCCGCCCGCAGGCCTGGCACGGCACCGACCGGCAGGCGCGCGGCGCGCTGCTGGCCGTCCTGCGGGCGGCGCCGGGGCCGGTGCGGCCGGAGGCGTTCGCGGCGGCCTGGCCGGAGCCGGTGCAGCGCGCCCGCGCCGTGGACGGCCTCGTCGCCGACGGGCTGGTCGAGCCGACCCCGGACGGCGGGTTCGCCCTCCCGGCGTAGGGAAGAACGCACGCATGCTCTCCCTGACCCCCGAGATGCGCAGCGTCCTGCTGGAAGGCCGCCAGGCCCACGTCGCCGTCACCGCCAAGGACGGCCCGCACGTCACCCCCGAGCTGTACGCCGTCGCCGGCGACACGCTCTGGTTCCTCGTCGCCGCGACCACGCTCAAGGCCCGGGTGATCCCGAAGAACGACCGGATCGCCGCGCTGGTCCGCAGCGCCGGCCGCGCCGTCGTGCTCTCCGGCGACGCCGCGACGTACGACGTGCGCAGCCCCCACGACGTCCTCTCCGCCGTCAAGGACCCGAACGTCGCCAAGGCGCTGTCCGGCTTCCTGCTGCGCAACGCCGGCGACCTCGCGGCGTTCGCCAAGGACACCCTCTCCGGCCGCCTCGGCCGCAAGCTCCCCCCGCGCCGCGTCCTCGTCCGGCTGCGGCCGACGCGGGCGGCGTTGCTCGACGGCGCGGCGGTGACGACCGCCCTCGGCGACTGGCCGGGGCCGCAGCCGACCGACTCGGCCGAGCCGCTGGCGGGCAGCAAGGACGGCGTGGTCGGCTGGCAGGCGCCGGACGGCCCGCTCGCCCTGCCGGCCCGCCTCACCGCCGGCGACGTGGCGACGGTGCCCTGCGCGCTCGCGACCCTCGCCGCGCTGCCGTCCGCCGGCCCCGCCTGCGTCGTCACCGACGACTACGGCCGCCCCGGCCCGGCCGCCAAGACCGGCACCCTGCACCGCGGCACCGGCTCGCTCGCCGCGGACGGGAGGGTGACGTTCGAGGTGAGCCGGACCACCACCTGGGACGGCGTGAAGACCAGCACCACGTCGCGCTGACGTGTCGCACGCCGGAGACCGCGCACTCGTCCTCGGCGGCGGCGGCGCGACCGGCAACGCGTGGCTGCTCGGCGTCGTCGCCGGCCTGCGCGAGGCCGGGGTCGACGTCACCGGCGCCGACCTGCTCGTCGGCACCTCGGCCGGCGCGACGGCCGCCGCCCAGCTCGCCGGCGCCGACCCGGCGGACCTGCTGGCCGCCGTCCTCGACGCCCCGCCCGTGCCGCCGCGCCCGGCCCGGCCGGTGACGGACCATCTGGAACGCACCGGCCGCGTCATCGCCGCCGCCGCCGACGCGGCCGACATGCGCCGCCGGATCGGCGCGGCCGCCCTCGCCATGGAGGCGGCGTCGGACGACGCCGCGCAGGCGCGCTGGCGCGCCACCGTCGCCGCCCGGCTGCCGAGCCCGCAGTGGCCGGAACGCCCGTTGCTGGTCACGGCCGTCGACGCCCGGACCGGCGAACCCGCCGTCCTCGACCGGCACAGCGGCGTCGAGCTGGTGGACGCCGTGGCCGCGAGCTGCGCCGGCGGCTTCGCCTACCGGGTCGGCGACCGGCAGCTCATCGACGGCGGCTACCGGCGCAACGAGAACGCCGACCTCGCCGCCGGGTACGGCCGGGTGCTGGTGCTCTCCCCGCTCGGCGGGCGCACCCGGCACCCGCTCGCGTGGGGCCTGCAGCTCGCCGCGCAGGTCGACGAGCTCCGCGCCGGCGGCAGCGCGGTCGAGACCGTCGTGCCGGACAACGACGCGGAGGAGCTGTTCGGCGCCAACGCCATGGACGTGTCGTTGCGCCCCGCCGCCGCCCGCGCCGGCCGCGACCAGGGCCGCGCCCTGGCCGGCCGCCTCGCGGCGTTCTGGCACCGATAAAAACGACGAAGCCGGGGCCCCCGCGAGGGGACCCCGGCTTCGTTCGCCGGTCGAGCTAGGAGCCGGCCATGTCCACGGGCGGCGCGTCCGGGACGGCGTCCGCGTCGGGCTTGGTCTCGCCGCGGAACGTGAACTTCGCCTCCGCGTCCTCGCCCTCCACGTCCACCACCACGATCTGCCCCGGCCCGAGCTCCTTGTAGAGGATCTTCTCGGACAGGGAGTCCTCGATCTCGCGCTGGATCGTGCGCCGCAACGGCCGGGCGCCGAGCACCGCGTCGTACCCCTTGTGCGCGAGCAGCAGCTTCGCCGGGGGCGTGACCTCGAGGGCCATGTCCTTGTTCTTGAGCTGCGTGTCGACGCGGGCCAGCATCAGGTCGACGATCTCGACGATCTCGTCCTGGCTGAGCTGGTGGAACACGATGATGTCGTCGATGCGGTTCAGGAACTCGGGGCGGAAGTGCTGCTTGAGCTCCTCCTGCACCTTGCCCTTCATCCGCTCGTAGTTGCCGGCCGGGTCGTGCGCCTTCGAGAAGCCGAGGTTCATGCCCTTGGCGATGTCGCGGGTGCCGAGGTTGGTCGTCATGATCAAGATCGTGTTCTTGAAGTCGACCGTACGGCCCTGCGAGTCGGTCAGGCGCCCGTCCTCCAGGATCTGGAGGAGCGTGTTGAACACGTCCGGGTGCGCCTTCTCGACCTCGTCGAAGAGCACCACCGAGAACGGCTTGCGCCGCACCCGCTCGGTGAGCTGGCCACCCTCGTCGTAGCCGACGTAGCCGGGGGGCGAGCCGACGAGGCGGGAGACCGTGTGCTTCTCCATGAACTCGCTCATGTCGAGCTGGATGAGCGAGTCCTCGTCGCCGAACAGGAACTCCGCCAGCGTCTTCGACAGCTCGGTCTTACCGACACCGGACGGGCCGGCGAAGATGAACGAGCCACCCGGGCGCTTCGGGTCCTTGAGGCCGGCGCGGGTACGGCGGATCGCCTGCGACACGGCGCGGATCGCCTGCTCCTGGCCGATGACCCGGCGGTGCAGCTCGTCCTCCATGCGGAGCAGGCGCTGCGTCTCCTCCTCGGTCAGCTTGAACACCGGGATGCCCGTCCAGGTCGCCAGCACCTCGGCGATCTGCTCCTCGTCCACCTCGGCGACGACGTCCATGTCGCCGGCCTTCCACTCCTTCTCCCGGGTCGCCTTCTCCTGGAGGAGGTTCTTCTCCTTGTCGCGCAGCGACGCGGCCTTCTCGAAGTCCTGCGCGTCGATCGCGCTCTCCTTCTCGCGGCGCACCTGCGCGATCCGCTCGTCGAACTCCCGCAGGTCCGGCGGCGCGGTCATCCGGCGGATCCGCATCCGCGAGCCGGCCTCGTCGATGAGGTCGATCGCCTTGTCCGGCAGGAACCGGTCCGAGATGTACCGGTCGGCCAGCGTCGCCGCCGCCACCAGCGCGGCGTCCGTGATCGACACGCGGTGGTGCGCCTCGTACCGGTCGCGCAGGCCCTTGAGGATCTCGATCGTGTGCGCCAC belongs to Mycobacteriales bacterium and includes:
- a CDS encoding pyridoxamine 5'-phosphate oxidase family protein, which codes for MLSLTPEMRSVLLEGRQAHVAVTAKDGPHVTPELYAVAGDTLWFLVAATTLKARVIPKNDRIAALVRSAGRAVVLSGDAATYDVRSPHDVLSAVKDPNVAKALSGFLLRNAGDLAAFAKDTLSGRLGRKLPPRRVLVRLRPTRAALLDGAAVTTALGDWPGPQPTDSAEPLAGSKDGVVGWQAPDGPLALPARLTAGDVATVPCALATLAALPSAGPACVVTDDYGRPGPAAKTGTLHRGTGSLAADGRVTFEVSRTTTWDGVKTSTTSR
- a CDS encoding ATP-dependent Clp protease ATP-binding subunit, which encodes MFERFTDRARRVVVLAQEEARMLNHNYIGTEHILLGLIHEGEGVAAKALESLGISLEGVRQQVEEIIGQGQQAPSGHIPFTPRAKKVLELSLREALQLGHNYIGTEHILLGLIREGEGVAAQVLVKLGADLNRVRQQVIQLLSGYQGGKGEPAGAGGPGEGTPSTSLVLDQFGRNLTQAARESRLDPVIGREKEIERVMQVLSRRTKNNPVLIGEPGVGKTAVVEGLSQAIVRGEVPETLKDKQLYTLDLGALVAGSRYRGDFEERLKKVLKEIKTRGDIILFIDELHTLVGAGAAEGAIDAASILKPMLARGELQTIGATTLDEYRKHLEKDAALERRFQPIQVGEPSVAHTIEILKGLRDRYEAHHRVSITDAALVAAATLADRYISDRFLPDKAIDLIDEAGSRMRIRRMTAPPDLREFDERIAQVRREKESAIDAQDFEKAASLRDKEKNLLQEKATREKEWKAGDMDVVAEVDEEQIAEVLATWTGIPVFKLTEEETQRLLRMEDELHRRVIGQEQAIRAVSQAIRRTRAGLKDPKRPGGSFIFAGPSGVGKTELSKTLAEFLFGDEDSLIQLDMSEFMEKHTVSRLVGSPPGYVGYDEGGQLTERVRRKPFSVVLFDEVEKAHPDVFNTLLQILEDGRLTDSQGRTVDFKNTILIMTTNLGTRDIAKGMNLGFSKAHDPAGNYERMKGKVQEELKQHFRPEFLNRIDDIIVFHQLSQDEIVEIVDLMLARVDTQLKNKDMALEVTPPAKLLLAHKGYDAVLGARPLRRTIQREIEDSLSEKILYKELGPGQIVVVDVEGEDAEAKFTFRGETKPDADAVPDAPPVDMAGS
- a CDS encoding patatin-like phospholipase family protein, whose amino-acid sequence is MSHAGDRALVLGGGGATGNAWLLGVVAGLREAGVDVTGADLLVGTSAGATAAAQLAGADPADLLAAVLDAPPVPPRPARPVTDHLERTGRVIAAAADAADMRRRIGAAALAMEAASDDAAQARWRATVAARLPSPQWPERPLLVTAVDARTGEPAVLDRHSGVELVDAVAASCAGGFAYRVGDRQLIDGGYRRNENADLAAGYGRVLVLSPLGGRTRHPLAWGLQLAAQVDELRAGGSAVETVVPDNDAEELFGANAMDVSLRPAAARAGRDQGRALAGRLAAFWHR